From Myotis daubentonii chromosome 15, mMyoDau2.1, whole genome shotgun sequence, one genomic window encodes:
- the PRR19 gene encoding proline-rich protein 19, translated as MDPRGPAPQPFQRAEKPGRVRRRKTRRERNEALVGSRRPLAHQEPPVASRNPSMDLQDHLAPTAPKLVVITQGRLSREHRGLFNHEVKSLDVARLLSSGSLEPDTPIFSTKPSPSPGRAQEPGPQSRGKENQVPGDSGPGPPSPLELPGLGQLLGELQGQLILPQAFPRRNLVQEARDAILGTLQVCHGCVPDLTLVLQGCQPPLSGTKPGDSERRRINSPEQGPGERRQRKREEQGTKEFTFAMPHTSSTLTTHRVSLAPPKGPWPPTLPSTSPVAWGPPTAFDLLKSIWLVATPSPSWPCGVSTPQSVPQLPSPLFPRTSALDWSPCPPAPLPNLSYTVAQSSPEAWSFPPMRLY; from the exons ATGGACCCCCGGGGGCCAGCCCCACAGCCTTTCCAGAGAGCTGAGAAACCTGGTCGGGTCCGCCGTCGGAAGACCAGACGGGAGCGTAATGAGGCCCTGGTGGGCAGCCGCCGGCCGTTGGCTCATCAGGAGCCTCCTGTGGCCAGTCGGAATCCATCCATGGATCTCCAGGATCATTTGGCCCCTACTGCCCCCAAGCTAGTGGTCATAACCCAGGGCCGGCTAAGCCGGGAGCACCGGGGTCTCTTCAACCATGAGGTGAAATCTCTGGACGTGGCACGGCTGCTGAGCAGTGGGTCCCTGGAGCCAGACACTCCCATATTTTCCACTAAGCCTTCCCCAAGCCCAGGCAGGGCCCAAGAACCAGGCCCACAGTCAAGGGGCAAGGAGAACCAGGTGCCTGGAGACTCGGGCCCAGGCCCACCTAGTCCCCTAGAGCTCCCTGGCTTGGGGCAGCTGCTGGGGGAGCTGCAGGGCCAGCTGATTCTGCCACAGGCCTTCCCCAGGAGGAACCTAGTACAAGAGGCCAGGGATGCCATCCTGGGCACCTTACAGGTATGCCATGGTTGTGTGCCCGACCTTACCCTGGTGCTCCAAGGCTGCCAGCCACCCTTGTCAG GGACCAAGCCTGGGGACTCTGAGAGACGAAGGATCAACAGCCCTGAGCAGGgcccaggggaaagaaggcagaggaagagagaagaacaGGGGACAAAGGAATTCACCTTTGCTATGCCGCACACCTCCAGCACTCTCACTACACACAGGGTGAGCCTGGCACCACCGAAAGGTCCTTGGCCACCCACATTGCCTTCGACATCTCCGGTGGCCTGGGGCCCCCCAACAGCCTTTGACCTGCTGAAAAGCATCTGGCTAGTAGCCACACCATCCCCTTCCTGGCCCTGTGGGGTCAGCACACCACAGTCTGTGCCTCAGCTACCATCTCCCTTGTTTCCCCGAAcctctgcccttgactggagtccctgtccccctgccccacTGCCCAACCTCTCCTATACAGTGGCCCAGAGCAGCCCAGAGGCCTGGTCCTTTCCACCCATGAGACTATACTAA
- the TMEM145 gene encoding transmembrane protein 145 isoform X2 has protein sequence MGKERPLPRGLERGPSGPSGWRGWGPQCPAAPLNGGARQPACSFPPPSPGWSGSRSGARAGAGAGAMEAPRAPALRRLLPLLLLLLPLPPRARAKYVRGNLSSKEDWVFLTRFCFLSDYGRLDFRFRYPEAKCCQNILLYFDDPSQWPAVYKAGDKDCLAKESVIRPENNQVINLTTQYAWSGCQVVSEEGTRYLSCSSGRSFRSVRERWWYIALSKCGGDGLQLEYEMVLTNGKSFWTQHFSADEFGILETDVTFLLIFILIFFLSCYFGFLSLLFFCIYWGQYATDGIGNESLKILAKLLFSSSFLIFLLMLILLGKGFTVTRGRISHSGSVKLSVYMTLYTLTHVVLLIYEAKFFDPGQVLYTYESPAGYGLIGLQVVAYVWFCYAVLVSLRHFPEKQPFYVPFFAAYTLWFFAVPVMALIANFGIPKWAREKIVNGIQLGIHLYAHGVFLIMTRPSAANKNFPYHVRTSQIASAGAPGPGDSESADKAFPQHVYGNVTFISDSVPNFTELFSIPPPASSVSPAPPAPEELLAPPLEYLTPLPAPPPLPAPRRLSPPPAFRTPRAPMPRRDRPPAPAPTLPDWVLALLRTPPRTPRAVPPPLAFRSSPPPPPPPEFAPRAPTPPLEYLAPLPRRPITRSFPD, from the exons atgggaaaggagCGTCCCCTTCCGCGTGGTTTGGAAAGGGGCCCTAGCGGGCCATCcggatggagggggtggggaccGCAGTGCCCTGCGGCCCCTTTAAACGGGGGCGCGCGCCAGCCGGCCTGCTCGTTCCCGCCGCCGTCGCCGGGCTGGAGCGGGAGCCGGAGTGGAGCCCGGGCTGGGGCCGGAGCGGGCGCAATGGAGGCCCCGCGCGCGCCCGCTCTGCGCCGCCTGCTACCGCTGCTGctcttgctgctgccactgcccccCCGCGCCCGGGCCAAGTACGTGCGGGGCAACCTCAGCTCCAAAGAG GACTGGGTGTTCCTGACAAGATTTTGCTTCCTTTCGGATTACGGACGACTGGACTTCCGTTTCCGATACCCCGAG GCCAAATGCTGTCAGAACATCCTACTCTATTTTGATGACCCATCCCAGTGGCCAGCTGTGTACAAGGCAGGGGACAAG GATTGCCTGGCTAAGGAGTCAGTGATCAGGCCTGAGAACAACCAGGTCATCAACCTCACTACCCAGTATGCCTGGTCAGGCTGTCAG GTGGTGTCAGAGGAGGGAACCCGCTACCTGAGCTGCTCCAGTGGCCGAAGCTTCCGTTCAGTGCGTGAAAGGTGGTGGTATATCGCGCTCAGCAAGTGTGGG GGAGATGGGCTGCAGCTGGAGTATGAGATGGTCCTCACCAATGGCAAGTCCTTCTGGACGCAGCACTTCTCTGCTGATGAGTTTG GGATCCTGGAGACAGATGTGACCTTCCTTCTCATCTTCATCctcatcttcttcctctcctGTTACTTTGGAT TTCTGAGTCTCctgtttttctgcatctactggGGCCAGTATGCCACTGATGGCATTGGCAACGAGAGTCTGAAGATCTTGG ccaaGCTGCTCTTCTCCTCCAGCTTCCTCATCTTCCTGCTGATGCTCATCCTTCTGGGGAAGGGATTCACAGTGACACG GGGCCGCATCAGCCACTCAGGTTCTGTGAAGTTGTCTGTCTACATGACCCTGTATACTCTTACCCACGTGGTGCTGCTCATCTATGAGGCTAAG TTCTTTGACCCGGGCCAGGTACTGTACACGTATGAGTCGCCGGCAGGCTACGGGCTCATCGGGCTGCAGGTGGTGGCTTACGTGTGGTTCTGCTACGCCGTGCTTGTCTCTTTGCGCCATTTCCCGGAGAAGCAGCCCTTTTATGTGCCCTTCTTTGCTGCCTACACCCTCTG GTTCTTTGCAGTTCCTGTCATGGCCCTGATTGCCAACTTTGGGATCCCCAAGTGGGCTCGGGAGAAGATTGTCAACGGCATCCAGCTGGGAATCCATTTGTATGCTCATGGCGTGTTCCTG ATCATGACACGCCCCTCGGCGGCCAACAAGAACTTCCCCTACCACGTGCGCACATCGCAGATCGCTTCGGCCGGTGCCCCGGGGCCCGGAGATAGCGAGTCGGCAGACAAGGCCTTCCCGCAGCACGTCTATGGGAACGTGACGTTCATCAGCGACTCGGTGCCCAACTTCACGGAGCTCTTCTCCATCCCCCCGCCCGCCTCCTCCGTAAGCCCCGCGCCCCCGGCGCCCGAGGAGCTGCTGGCGCCGCCCCTGGAGTACCTAACCCCACTCCCGGCCCCGCCACCGCTCCCCGCGCCCAGGCGCCTGAGCCCACCCCCCGCCTTTCGCACCCCCCGCGCCCCGATGCCGCGTCGCGACCGTCCCCCGGCGCCCGCGCCCACCCTGCCCGACTGGGTCCTGGCGCTGCTGCGCACGCCCCCGCGGACGCCGCGCGCGGTGCCCCCGCCGCTCGCCTTCCGCagctctcccccgcctcccccgccgccGGAGTTCGCCCCGCGCGCCCCGACGCCACCCCTCGAGTATCTGGCCCCGCTGCCCAGGCGCCCCATCACCCGCTCCTTCCCTGACTGA
- the TMEM145 gene encoding transmembrane protein 145 isoform X1, with protein MEAPRAPALRRLLPLLLLLLPLPPRARAKYVRGNLSSKEDWVFLTRFCFLSDYGRLDFRFRYPEAKCCQNILLYFDDPSQWPAVYKAGDKDCLAKESVIRPENNQVINLTTQYAWSGCQVVSEEGTRYLSCSSGRSFRSVRERWWYIALSKCGGDGLQLEYEMVLTNGKSFWTQHFSADEFGILETDVTFLLIFILIFFLSCYFGYLLKGRQLLHTTYKMFMAAAGVEVLSLLFFCIYWGQYATDGIGNESLKILAKLLFSSSFLIFLLMLILLGKGFTVTRGRISHSGSVKLSVYMTLYTLTHVVLLIYEAKFFDPGQVLYTYESPAGYGLIGLQVVAYVWFCYAVLVSLRHFPEKQPFYVPFFAAYTLWFFAVPVMALIANFGIPKWAREKIVNGIQLGIHLYAHGVFLIMTRPSAANKNFPYHVRTSQIASAGAPGPGDSESADKAFPQHVYGNVTFISDSVPNFTELFSIPPPASSVSPAPPAPEELLAPPLEYLTPLPAPPPLPAPRRLSPPPAFRTPRAPMPRRDRPPAPAPTLPDWVLALLRTPPRTPRAVPPPLAFRSSPPPPPPPEFAPRAPTPPLEYLAPLPRRPITRSFPD; from the exons ATGGAGGCCCCGCGCGCGCCCGCTCTGCGCCGCCTGCTACCGCTGCTGctcttgctgctgccactgcccccCCGCGCCCGGGCCAAGTACGTGCGGGGCAACCTCAGCTCCAAAGAG GACTGGGTGTTCCTGACAAGATTTTGCTTCCTTTCGGATTACGGACGACTGGACTTCCGTTTCCGATACCCCGAG GCCAAATGCTGTCAGAACATCCTACTCTATTTTGATGACCCATCCCAGTGGCCAGCTGTGTACAAGGCAGGGGACAAG GATTGCCTGGCTAAGGAGTCAGTGATCAGGCCTGAGAACAACCAGGTCATCAACCTCACTACCCAGTATGCCTGGTCAGGCTGTCAG GTGGTGTCAGAGGAGGGAACCCGCTACCTGAGCTGCTCCAGTGGCCGAAGCTTCCGTTCAGTGCGTGAAAGGTGGTGGTATATCGCGCTCAGCAAGTGTGGG GGAGATGGGCTGCAGCTGGAGTATGAGATGGTCCTCACCAATGGCAAGTCCTTCTGGACGCAGCACTTCTCTGCTGATGAGTTTG GGATCCTGGAGACAGATGTGACCTTCCTTCTCATCTTCATCctcatcttcttcctctcctGTTACTTTGGAT ATTTGCTGAAAGGCCGTCAGTTGCTCCACACGACTTATAAAATGTTTATGGCTGCAGCTGGAGTGGAGG TTCTGAGTCTCctgtttttctgcatctactggGGCCAGTATGCCACTGATGGCATTGGCAACGAGAGTCTGAAGATCTTGG ccaaGCTGCTCTTCTCCTCCAGCTTCCTCATCTTCCTGCTGATGCTCATCCTTCTGGGGAAGGGATTCACAGTGACACG GGGCCGCATCAGCCACTCAGGTTCTGTGAAGTTGTCTGTCTACATGACCCTGTATACTCTTACCCACGTGGTGCTGCTCATCTATGAGGCTAAG TTCTTTGACCCGGGCCAGGTACTGTACACGTATGAGTCGCCGGCAGGCTACGGGCTCATCGGGCTGCAGGTGGTGGCTTACGTGTGGTTCTGCTACGCCGTGCTTGTCTCTTTGCGCCATTTCCCGGAGAAGCAGCCCTTTTATGTGCCCTTCTTTGCTGCCTACACCCTCTG GTTCTTTGCAGTTCCTGTCATGGCCCTGATTGCCAACTTTGGGATCCCCAAGTGGGCTCGGGAGAAGATTGTCAACGGCATCCAGCTGGGAATCCATTTGTATGCTCATGGCGTGTTCCTG ATCATGACACGCCCCTCGGCGGCCAACAAGAACTTCCCCTACCACGTGCGCACATCGCAGATCGCTTCGGCCGGTGCCCCGGGGCCCGGAGATAGCGAGTCGGCAGACAAGGCCTTCCCGCAGCACGTCTATGGGAACGTGACGTTCATCAGCGACTCGGTGCCCAACTTCACGGAGCTCTTCTCCATCCCCCCGCCCGCCTCCTCCGTAAGCCCCGCGCCCCCGGCGCCCGAGGAGCTGCTGGCGCCGCCCCTGGAGTACCTAACCCCACTCCCGGCCCCGCCACCGCTCCCCGCGCCCAGGCGCCTGAGCCCACCCCCCGCCTTTCGCACCCCCCGCGCCCCGATGCCGCGTCGCGACCGTCCCCCGGCGCCCGCGCCCACCCTGCCCGACTGGGTCCTGGCGCTGCTGCGCACGCCCCCGCGGACGCCGCGCGCGGTGCCCCCGCCGCTCGCCTTCCGCagctctcccccgcctcccccgccgccGGAGTTCGCCCCGCGCGCCCCGACGCCACCCCTCGAGTATCTGGCCCCGCTGCCCAGGCGCCCCATCACCCGCTCCTTCCCTGACTGA
- the TMEM145 gene encoding transmembrane protein 145 isoform X4, which produces MEAPRAPALRRLLPLLLLLLPLPPRARAKYVRGNLSSKEDWVFLTRFCFLSDYGRLDFRFRYPEAKCCQNILLYFDDPSQWPAVYKAGDKDCLAKESVIRPENNQVINLTTQYAWSGCQVVSEEGTRYLSCSSGRSFRSVRERWWYIALSKCGGDGLQLEYEMVLTNGKSFWTQHFSADEFGILETDVTFLLIFILIFFLSCYFGYLLKGRQLLHTTYKMFMAAAGVEVLSLLFFCIYWGQYATDGIGNESLKILAKLLFSSSFLIFLLMLILLGKGFTVTRGRISHSGSVKLSVYMTLYTLTHVVLLIYEAKFFDPGQVLYTYESPAGYGLIGLQVVAYVWFCYAVLVSLRHFPEKQPFYVPFFAAYTLWFFAVPVMALIANFGIPKWAREKIVNGIQLGIHLYAHGVFLIMTRPSAANKNFPYHVRTSQIASAGAPGPGDSESADKAFPQHVYGNVTFISDSVPNFTELFSIPPPASSPLPRAPDSGLPLFRDLRPPGPLRDL; this is translated from the exons ATGGAGGCCCCGCGCGCGCCCGCTCTGCGCCGCCTGCTACCGCTGCTGctcttgctgctgccactgcccccCCGCGCCCGGGCCAAGTACGTGCGGGGCAACCTCAGCTCCAAAGAG GACTGGGTGTTCCTGACAAGATTTTGCTTCCTTTCGGATTACGGACGACTGGACTTCCGTTTCCGATACCCCGAG GCCAAATGCTGTCAGAACATCCTACTCTATTTTGATGACCCATCCCAGTGGCCAGCTGTGTACAAGGCAGGGGACAAG GATTGCCTGGCTAAGGAGTCAGTGATCAGGCCTGAGAACAACCAGGTCATCAACCTCACTACCCAGTATGCCTGGTCAGGCTGTCAG GTGGTGTCAGAGGAGGGAACCCGCTACCTGAGCTGCTCCAGTGGCCGAAGCTTCCGTTCAGTGCGTGAAAGGTGGTGGTATATCGCGCTCAGCAAGTGTGGG GGAGATGGGCTGCAGCTGGAGTATGAGATGGTCCTCACCAATGGCAAGTCCTTCTGGACGCAGCACTTCTCTGCTGATGAGTTTG GGATCCTGGAGACAGATGTGACCTTCCTTCTCATCTTCATCctcatcttcttcctctcctGTTACTTTGGAT ATTTGCTGAAAGGCCGTCAGTTGCTCCACACGACTTATAAAATGTTTATGGCTGCAGCTGGAGTGGAGG TTCTGAGTCTCctgtttttctgcatctactggGGCCAGTATGCCACTGATGGCATTGGCAACGAGAGTCTGAAGATCTTGG ccaaGCTGCTCTTCTCCTCCAGCTTCCTCATCTTCCTGCTGATGCTCATCCTTCTGGGGAAGGGATTCACAGTGACACG GGGCCGCATCAGCCACTCAGGTTCTGTGAAGTTGTCTGTCTACATGACCCTGTATACTCTTACCCACGTGGTGCTGCTCATCTATGAGGCTAAG TTCTTTGACCCGGGCCAGGTACTGTACACGTATGAGTCGCCGGCAGGCTACGGGCTCATCGGGCTGCAGGTGGTGGCTTACGTGTGGTTCTGCTACGCCGTGCTTGTCTCTTTGCGCCATTTCCCGGAGAAGCAGCCCTTTTATGTGCCCTTCTTTGCTGCCTACACCCTCTG GTTCTTTGCAGTTCCTGTCATGGCCCTGATTGCCAACTTTGGGATCCCCAAGTGGGCTCGGGAGAAGATTGTCAACGGCATCCAGCTGGGAATCCATTTGTATGCTCATGGCGTGTTCCTG ATCATGACACGCCCCTCGGCGGCCAACAAGAACTTCCCCTACCACGTGCGCACATCGCAGATCGCTTCGGCCGGTGCCCCGGGGCCCGGAGATAGCGAGTCGGCAGACAAGGCCTTCCCGCAGCACGTCTATGGGAACGTGACGTTCATCAGCGACTCGGTGCCCAACTTCACGGAGCTCTTCTCCATCCCCCCGCCCGCCTCCTCC cccctgccccgaGCGCCGGATTCTGGGCTCCCGCTGTTCCGTGACCTCCGGCCCCCTGGCCCCCTCCGAGACCTTTGA
- the TMEM145 gene encoding transmembrane protein 145 isoform X3: protein MEAPRAPALRRLLPLLLLLLPLPPRARAKYVRGNLSSKEDWVFLTRFCFLSDYGRLDFRFRYPEAKCCQNILLYFDDPSQWPAVYKAGDKDCLAKESVIRPENNQVINLTTQYAWSGCQVVSEEGTRYLSCSSGRSFRSVRERWWYIALSKCGGDGLQLEYEMVLTNGKSFWTQHFSADEFGILETDVTFLLIFILIFFLSCYFGYLLKGRQLLHTTYKMFMAAAGVEVLSLLFFCIYWGQYATDGIGNESLKILAKLLFSSSFLIFLLMLILLGKGFTVTRGRISHSGSVKLSVYMTLYTLTHVVLLIYEAKFFDPGQVLYTYESPAGYGLIGLQVVAYVWFCYAVLVSLRHFPEKQPFYVPFFAAYTLWFFAVPVMALIANFGIPKWAREKIVNGIQLGIHLYAHGVFLIMTRPSAANKNFPYHVRTSQIASAGAPGPGDSESADKAFPQHVYGNVTFISDSVPNFTELFSIPPPASSAGKQVEETAVAAAAAPRGRVVTTAEPGAASPPPPSRFPKVADPSWDGPTPPYQPLVPQTASPHTGFTEYFSMRTAGGTAPPV from the exons ATGGAGGCCCCGCGCGCGCCCGCTCTGCGCCGCCTGCTACCGCTGCTGctcttgctgctgccactgcccccCCGCGCCCGGGCCAAGTACGTGCGGGGCAACCTCAGCTCCAAAGAG GACTGGGTGTTCCTGACAAGATTTTGCTTCCTTTCGGATTACGGACGACTGGACTTCCGTTTCCGATACCCCGAG GCCAAATGCTGTCAGAACATCCTACTCTATTTTGATGACCCATCCCAGTGGCCAGCTGTGTACAAGGCAGGGGACAAG GATTGCCTGGCTAAGGAGTCAGTGATCAGGCCTGAGAACAACCAGGTCATCAACCTCACTACCCAGTATGCCTGGTCAGGCTGTCAG GTGGTGTCAGAGGAGGGAACCCGCTACCTGAGCTGCTCCAGTGGCCGAAGCTTCCGTTCAGTGCGTGAAAGGTGGTGGTATATCGCGCTCAGCAAGTGTGGG GGAGATGGGCTGCAGCTGGAGTATGAGATGGTCCTCACCAATGGCAAGTCCTTCTGGACGCAGCACTTCTCTGCTGATGAGTTTG GGATCCTGGAGACAGATGTGACCTTCCTTCTCATCTTCATCctcatcttcttcctctcctGTTACTTTGGAT ATTTGCTGAAAGGCCGTCAGTTGCTCCACACGACTTATAAAATGTTTATGGCTGCAGCTGGAGTGGAGG TTCTGAGTCTCctgtttttctgcatctactggGGCCAGTATGCCACTGATGGCATTGGCAACGAGAGTCTGAAGATCTTGG ccaaGCTGCTCTTCTCCTCCAGCTTCCTCATCTTCCTGCTGATGCTCATCCTTCTGGGGAAGGGATTCACAGTGACACG GGGCCGCATCAGCCACTCAGGTTCTGTGAAGTTGTCTGTCTACATGACCCTGTATACTCTTACCCACGTGGTGCTGCTCATCTATGAGGCTAAG TTCTTTGACCCGGGCCAGGTACTGTACACGTATGAGTCGCCGGCAGGCTACGGGCTCATCGGGCTGCAGGTGGTGGCTTACGTGTGGTTCTGCTACGCCGTGCTTGTCTCTTTGCGCCATTTCCCGGAGAAGCAGCCCTTTTATGTGCCCTTCTTTGCTGCCTACACCCTCTG GTTCTTTGCAGTTCCTGTCATGGCCCTGATTGCCAACTTTGGGATCCCCAAGTGGGCTCGGGAGAAGATTGTCAACGGCATCCAGCTGGGAATCCATTTGTATGCTCATGGCGTGTTCCTG ATCATGACACGCCCCTCGGCGGCCAACAAGAACTTCCCCTACCACGTGCGCACATCGCAGATCGCTTCGGCCGGTGCCCCGGGGCCCGGAGATAGCGAGTCGGCAGACAAGGCCTTCCCGCAGCACGTCTATGGGAACGTGACGTTCATCAGCGACTCGGTGCCCAACTTCACGGAGCTCTTCTCCATCCCCCCGCCCGCCTCCTCC GCCGGGAAGCAGGTGGAGGAgacggcggtggcggcggcggcggccccgagGGGCCGCGTGGTGACCACGGCCGAGCCCGGcgcggcctccccgcccccaccctctcGGTTCCCCAAAGTGGCCGACCCGAGCTGGGATGGCCCGACGCCGCCCTACCAGCCGCTCGTGCCCCAGACGGCGTCGCCGCACACCGGCTTCACCGAATACTTCAGCATGCGCACGGCCGGGGGCACCGCACCCCCAGTCTGA